The Selenomonadales bacterium genome contains the following window.
TACTACGGAGTGACCGATAACTATCGGGCCTTAGAGAGGTTCCTAGTGGCAGTAAAACGACTTCTTTTCAAGTGGCTGAACCGACGGAGCCAGAGGAGCACATTTGACTGGCAGAAGTTTGACCTGTTCACAGCCAAGTGGCCCCTGGTGAGTCCTAGAATTCGTGTCAACGTCTATAGCTTTGACGCGGCTCTCCTAGCAGTCTGCAATGGTGTGATGAAGAGCCGTGTGCGTTAATTGCGCCAGCACGGTTCTGTGAGGGGCGCGAGGGCATGAGCCCTCTGCCTACTCGACAGCTTTTTGCTTCACTAATGTCGCGCTCCTCCGTCAAACCGTGCTAAAGCATGGCTCCCCCTCACTGGCAGAAAGCAGGAGGCGACAGAAGCCTTGTAGGGACGTGCGTTTCGCACGTCCGAGGACGTGCCATAGGCACGTCCCTACACCCGAGGAAGGCTTTTCGCACCTGTCGTCCCCTTACGCGACGGCAACCCCTTGTCCTCCGCCGAGCACGAAGCACGGCGGAAGCAAAAGGGACGGAGCTTTTTGTTTCACTAATGTCGCGCTCCTCCGTCAGACTGTGCGAAAACATAGCTACCCCTTGCCGGTGGAAGGAACGAGGCGACGGAGACATTGTAGGGACGTGCCTATGGCACGTCCGCGGACGTGCCATAGGCACGTCCCTACACCTAGGGAAGGCTATTCGCACAGTCTGACGGAGGAGTGCGACATTCAGAAATGTCCGACAACATGTTAAAAATTGCATGTCGCACTCCTCCGTCAGGCCGTGCGAAAACATGGCTACCCCTCACTGGCAGAAAGCAGGAGGCGACAGAAACCTTGTAGGGACGTGCGTTTCGCACGTCCGCGGACGTGCCATAGGCACGTCCCTACACCTAGGGAAGGCTATTCGCACAGTCTGCCGTCCCTCGTCGATCCCTCGTCGACATCCCCCCTTCCCCCACACTACATTTAGGAGGAAACTACATGCCTCATCAGCGAGACATCCCTCTGTGGAAAGACATCGCCGACGCCGAGTGGAACGACTGGCACTGGCAAGTGCGTAACCGCATTCAGGACGTAACCGCGCTCGCACAGGTCGTCACGCTCACTCCCGACGAAAGTGAAGCCGTTTCGGCGACCCTAGGTGCCTTGCGCATGGCCATCACGCCGTACTACGCCTCCCTTATCGACCCGGACGACTCTTGCTGTCCCGTGCGCCGGCAAGCCATTCCCACCGAGCGCGAACTAGTACACGCACCCGAAGACATGGCCGACCCGCTGCACGAAGACAGCGATTCGCCCGTGCCCGGGCTCACCCACCGCTATCCCGACCGCGTGCTGTTTCTCGTTACCGACCAGTGCGCCATGTACTGCCGCCACTGCACGCGGCGCCGCTTTGCCGGGCAGAACGACCAGCCCGCGAGCCTCGCCCAAATAGACCGCTGCATCGAGTATGTCGCCAACACCCCGGTCGTGCGCGACGTAGTGGTCTCCGGCGGCGACCCGCTCGCGCTCTCCGACGAGCGTCTCGAATACATTATCTCGCGCTTGCGCGCCATTCCTCACGTAGAAATTATCCGCCTCGGCACGCGCACGCCCGTAGTTATGCCCATGCGCATTACCGACGACCTCTGCAACATGCTTAAGCGCTATCACCCCATTTGGCTGAATACGCACTTTAACCACCCCAAGGAGATTACACCCGCGGCCCAAGCCGCCTGCGCCCGCCTTGCCGATGCCGGTATTCCGCTGGGCAATCAATCAGTCCTCCTCCGTGGCGTTAACGACTGCCCGCACATTATGAAACAGCTCGTGCACGCCCTAGTCAAAATGCGCGTGCGTCCCTATTACATCTATCAGTGCGACCTCTCGCAAGGCATTTCCCATATGCGCACATCTGTCGCCCGCGGCATCGAGATTATCGAGAGCTTGCGCGGGCACACCTCCGGCTACGCCGTGCCCACTTTTGTCGTGGATGCGCCGGGCGGCGGCGGCAAGATTCCCGTCATGCCGCAATACCTTATCTCGATGTCCGAGCGCAAAGTCGTTTTGCGCAATTTCGAAGGCGTCATTTCTGCTTATACCGAACCCGACGACCGCGTAAGCAGCTGCACCGACTGCAAACTCTGCGCAGACCATCACCATACCGGCCTTACGAAGCTCTTTAGCGGCGACAAAGTATCCCTCGAGCCGGCG
Protein-coding sequences here:
- the ablA gene encoding lysine 2,3-aminomutase, with translation MPHQRDIPLWKDIADAEWNDWHWQVRNRIQDVTALAQVVTLTPDESEAVSATLGALRMAITPYYASLIDPDDSCCPVRRQAIPTERELVHAPEDMADPLHEDSDSPVPGLTHRYPDRVLFLVTDQCAMYCRHCTRRRFAGQNDQPASLAQIDRCIEYVANTPVVRDVVVSGGDPLALSDERLEYIISRLRAIPHVEIIRLGTRTPVVMPMRITDDLCNMLKRYHPIWLNTHFNHPKEITPAAQAACARLADAGIPLGNQSVLLRGVNDCPHIMKQLVHALVKMRVRPYYIYQCDLSQGISHMRTSVARGIEIIESLRGHTSGYAVPTFVVDAPGGGGKIPVMPQYLISMSERKVVLRNFEGVISAYTEPDDRVSSCTDCKLCADHHHTGLTKLFSGDKVSLEPAGLHQERKRFRRGK